The following proteins are encoded in a genomic region of Brachypodium distachyon strain Bd21 chromosome 1, Brachypodium_distachyon_v3.0, whole genome shotgun sequence:
- the LOC100826513 gene encoding purple acid phosphatase 18 yields MLSHRHTQPEDHNRMLLQQPERTEETAGAVMEPLAVARSRRRPPMDASAPPPLLPLLFSLLMLALSSCGAAAALGAPVGEDYVRPPARSRKALLSLFPWSKKKASSSAADPQQVHISLAGEKHMRITWVTDDNSVPSVVDYGTKTGTYTSTSQGESTSYSYLLYSSGKIHHVVIGPLEDNMIYYYRCGGQGPEFQLKTPPSQFPLSLAIVGDLGQTSWTTSTLNHIKQCEHDMLLLPGDLSYADYMQHLWDSFGTLVEPLASTRPWMVTQGNHEKEMIPFLKSGFQSYNARWKMPYEESGSTSNLYYSFEVAGLHVIMLGSYTDYDKTSDQYAWLKADLAKVDRKMTPWLIVLLHVPWYNSNWAHQGEGDSMMTAMEPLLYAAHVDIVIAGHVHAYERSERVYNGGLDPCGAVHITIGDGGNREGLAHRYHNPKPAWSVFREASFGHGELKIVNSTHAHWTWHRNDDEEPVRTDDVWINSLSSSRCIQETSHEFRKILMSP; encoded by the exons ATGCTCTCACACCGTCACACGCAACCAGAAGATCACAACAGAATGCTGCTCCAACAACCAGAGAGAACTGAAGAAACAGCAGGTGCTGTGATGGAACCCCTAGCTGTAgcccggagccggaggaggccTCCCATGGACGCGTCCGCCCCgcctccactcctccccctccttttttctctcctcATGCTGGCCTTGTCCTCCTGTGGCGCGGCTGCTGCTTTGGGAGCTCCGGTCGGAGAGGACTAcgtccggccgccggcccggAGCCGCAAAGCCCTCCTCAGCCTCTTCCCctggagcaagaagaaagCCTCCTCTTCCGCTGCCGATCCCCAGCAG GTGCACATTTCACTAGCTGGAGAGAAGCACATGAGAATTACATGGGTCACAGATGATAACTCTGTCCCCTCAGTTGTGGACTATGGAACAAAAACCGGCACATACACATCCACTTCTCAGGGAGAAAGTACATCCTATAGCTACTTATTGTATAGCTCGGGAAAGATCCATCATGTTGTTATTGGACCTCTCGAAGACAACATGATATACTACTACCGATGTGGCGGACAAGGTCCAGAATTCCAACTGAAGACACCCCCCTCTCAGTTTCCATTGTCATTGGCTATTGTGGGCGATCTTGGGCAGACCAGTTGGACAACGTCAACACTAAACCACATTAAGCAATGTGAACATGATATGCTTTTGCTTCCTGGTGATCTTTCTTATGCTGATTATATGCAACATTTATGGGATTCCTTTGGTACATTGGTGGAGCCACTTGCTAGCACCCGGCCCTGGATGGTGACACAAGGCAACCATGAAAAGGAGATGATACCATTTTTGAAGTCTGGATTTCAATCGTATAATGCACGATGGAAGATGCCTTATGAAGAGAGTGGATCCACatcaaatttgtactactCTTTTGAAGTTGCAGGGTTGCATGTTATAATGCTAGGTTCTTATACGGATTATGACAAGACTTCAGATCAGTATGCTTGGCTTAAG GCTGATCTTGCTAAGGTGGATAGAAAGATGACGCCATGGCTCATTGTGTTATTGCATGTGCCATGGTATAATAGCAACTGGGCTCATCAGGGTGAAGGTGACAGTATGATGACTGCAATGGAGCCTTTGCTATATGCTGCTCATGTGGATATTGTAATTGCAGGTCATGTGCACGCCTATGAACGTTCG GAGCGGGTCTACAATGGTGGACTTGATCCATGTGGTGCTGTTCATATAACTATTGGGGATGGTGGAAACCGGGAAGGCTTGGCCCACAG GTACCATAATCCAAAACCAGCTTGGTCGGTCTTCCGGGAAGCAAGTTTTGGGCATGGTGAGCTAAAGATCGTCAATTCCACCCATGCTCACTGGACTTGGCACAGGAATGATGATGAAGAACCAGTGAGAACAGATGATGTGTGGATAAACTCGCTGTCTAGTTCACGGTGCATCCAGGAAACTAGCCATGAATTTAGGAAAATCCTGATGTCTCCTTGA
- the LOC100828740 gene encoding uncharacterized protein LOC100828740, whose translation MLRTPLPLFESSAKMPIVWNSLGISPIQTNPTEIKSSDKLAIFPHPKPVRKKSPFQNPRLPPPHLRTAAISNSAVAAAAAPASPPMAASESQSDPHRREPGQRRPMCGVCTKPLRVCLCGRLRGPPLDTTVGVTVLQHTMEAQHPLSSVRVARLGLRNLAVARVTDVNYRASFLLTTLDGAAASNLGGGRTDLAEAHAENHDGPSGHVHIGIQDGDGLRPCEGKRLNHAISSGSEKMGINPWYHLGEQNADIAIPGLHAHQGLDNGEMSNGVSSLDREAGRAECNCNGDECFRFDKMKRYEHAANGEVQHNSETGMPNKVNGDLPHPSVQNTSEFHMPAICNCKSVCNGNAEVGGAIEQGWTVENMDRCSIAYTEKELRIDIERSAKPKIRWLSRGPLGQRAVSSGFTVAKIQKKKSKLTGEVSEFEEFSITIPPHSALLFPCQRAISIDASDCQVKHLIVLDGTWAKAQRMYHENPWLQLLPHVKLETDRVSLYSEVRHEPKAGCLSTIESIVVAMKKLGEDEKGLDDVLDVFESMIIDQRRCKDENWKPKLKS comes from the coding sequence ATGCTTAGAACTCCTTTGCCCCTTTTCGAGTCATCCGCAAAAATGCCTATCGTTTGGAATTCTCTTGGAATTTCTCCAATCCAAACGAATCCTACGGAGATCAAATCCTCCGACAAGCTTGCCATTTTCCCCCACCCTAAACCCGTCCGTAAAAAGTCCCCCTTTCAAAACCCTAGACTGCCACCACCACACCTCCGGACAGCCGCCATCTCCAAttcagcagtagcagcagcagcagctcctgcGTCGCCACCCATGGCCGCCAGCGAGAGCCAGAGCGACCCGCATCGCCGGGAGCCTGGCCAGCGCCGCCCCATGTGCGGCGTCTGCACGAAACCCCTCCGCGTCTGCCTCTGCGGCCGCCTTCGCGGCCCGCCGCTCGACACCACCGTCGGCGTCACCGTGCTGCAGCACACCATGGAGGCCCAGCACCCGCTCAGCTCCGTCCGTGTAGCCCGCCTCGGCCTCCGCAACCTCGCCGTCGCTCGGGTCACTGACGTCAACTACCGCGCTAGCTTCCTCCTCACGACGCTTGACGGCGCCGCAGCCTCGAATCTTGGAGGCGGAAGGACTGATCTGGCAGAAGCCCATGCTGAAAATCATGATGGTCCCAGTGGTCATGTGCATATTGGCATACAAGATGGCGACGGTCTGAGGCCGTGTGAAGGCAAAAGATTGAATCATGCAATCTCCAGTGGTTCTGAAAAGATGGGCATCAATCCTTGGTATCATTTGGGTGAACAAAATGCCGATATTGCTATTCCTGGGCTACATGCTCATCAAGGATTAGATAATGGGGAAATGAGCAATGGTGTTTCCTCTTTAGATCGGGAAGCTGGTCGTGCTGAATGTAACTGCAATGGTGAtgagtgtttcagatttgacAAGATGAAAAGATATGAACATGCTGCTAATGGTGAAGTCCAACACAACAGCGAGACAGGGATGCCAAATAAGGTAAACGGTGATCTGCCTCACCCTTCAGTACAAAATACCTCAGAATTTCACATGCCGGCTATATGCAACTGTAAAAGTGTATGCAATGGAAATGCTGAAGTTGGTGGTGCTATCGAGCAAGGTTGGACGGTGGAAAACATGGATAGGTGCTCTATTGCTTATACAGAGAAAGAACTCAGGATCGATATTGAGCGCAGCGCGAAGCCCAAAATCAGATGGCTGTCAAGAGGTCCGCTTGGTCAAAGAGCTGTCTCGAGTGGATTTACAGTCgcaaaaatacaaaagaaGAAGTCAAAACTGACAGGCGAAGTGTCGGAGTTTGAGGAATTCTCCATCACAATACCGCCGCATTCAGCTTTGCTTTTTCCATGCCAGCGTGCAATCAGCATTGATGCTTCAGATTGTCAGGTAAAACATTTGATTGTGTTGGATGGCACGTGGGCAAAGGCACAGCGGATGTACCATGAGAATCCATGGTTACAACTTCTGCCACATGTGAAGCTAGAAACAGATAGGGTTAGCTTGTACAGTGAGGTGAGGCATGAGCCAAAGGCTGGGTGCTTGTCTACCATCGAGAGCATAGTTGTTGCCATGAAGAAACTTGGAGAGGATGAGAAGGGATTGGATGATGTCCTGGATGTTTTCGAGTCAATGATTATTGATCAGCGGCGATGCAAGGATGAGAATTGGAAGCCAAAACTGAAGTCATAG